In Euphorbia lathyris chromosome 9, ddEupLath1.1, whole genome shotgun sequence, the following are encoded in one genomic region:
- the LOC136206452 gene encoding uncharacterized protein, whose protein sequence is MAESLDDGEFWLPPQFLTDDDLFFDNKITNNTHHKNKTGATTQFSKDLFPLEFPYGFDSYSSDLSSPIDSVLGSAEESDEDDLLTCRLPISKVEVDFKGSDAVFGNGNTKGRAVSGSPQSTLCGVGSGCMCSKLSSNGSPNECSKVSSPPATWDLLHAAAGEVARIRMDEEGCILNRHSRGILGLPQKPSPVYMKNSNPDLGFFQQQSIAYQKLQASQFHQMRQQQMMKQQGTEVWGGQAKGAAAVYTQQQQAQPVLQARGRNTGRPLGLSPSVWPPIQQAQHRQGGSGMRAVFLGNRGAKRECAGTGVFLPRQIGTPTESRKKTACSTTVLLPAKVVQVLKLDDGGQPPQFQHRFNGTFHPGGENGARPRNCNVQKRNLQPQQDFNTTEVRLPKEWTY, encoded by the exons ATGGCTGAGAGCTTGGATGACGGCGAGTTTTGGTTGCCTCCTCAGTTTCTTACTGACGACGATTTGTTCTTTGACAACAAGATAACTAACAATACTCATCACAAGAACAAGACCGGCGCTACTACTCAGTTTTCTAAGGACCTTTTTCCATTAGAGTTCCCGTACGGCTTTGATTCCTACAGTTCGGATCTCAGTTCGCCTATTGATTCGGTGCTCGGCTCTGCCGAAGAGAGCGATGAGGACGACTTGTTAACTTGCAGGTTGCCTATTTCTAAGGTTGAAGTCGATTTTAAGGGAAGCGACGCCGTTTTTGGCAATGGAAATACTAAG GGTAGGGCCGTATCTGGTTCTCCGCAGTCGACGCTATGTGGGGTCGGAAGTGGTTGTATGTGCAGCAAACTCTCTAGCAATGGGAGTCCTAATGAATGCTCCAAGGTTTCCTCGCCGCCGGCTACTTGGGATCTACTCCATGCGGCTGCCGGAGAAGTTGCTCGGATTAGAATGGATGAAGAGGGGTGTATCTTGAACCGTCATAGTAGAGGAATCTTAGGCCTGCCGCAAAAGCCCTCCCCTGTTTACATGAAAAACTCTAACCCTGATTTAGGTTTCTTCCAGCAGCAGTCGATTGCTTACCAGAAGTTACAGGCATCTCAA TTCCATCAGATGAGACAGCAGCAAATGATGAAACAACAGGGCACTGAGGTTTGGGGAGGCCAAGCCAAAGGCGCCGCAGCAGTTTATACACAACAGCAGCAAGCTCAACCAGTCCTCCAAGCCAGGGGAAGGAACACTGGTAGACCTTTGGGTTTGTCTCCATCTGTTTGGCCTCCTATTCAACAGGCTCAACACCGTCAAGGTGGCTCCGGCATGCGTGCTGTGTTTCTTGGTAATCGTGGAGCCAAAAGAGAATGTGCTGGGACGGGTGTGTTTTTGCCTCGTCAAATTGGTACTCCAACAGAGTCTCGCAAGAAGACAG CTTGTTCTACAACAGTTCTGCTGCCAGCAAAAGTGGTGCAGGTCCTCAAGTTGGATGATGGTGGTCAGCCGCCCCAGTTTCAGCACCGTTTTAACGGAACTTTTCACCCCGGCGGTG AAAATGGTGCGAGGCCTCGAAACTGTAATGTTCAGAAGCGCAACCTTCAGCCGCAACAGGACTTCAATACAACTGAAGTGAGGTTGCCTAAGGAATGGACTTACTGA